AGCGGCAGGTGGTCCGACATCTGATAGGTGAACGCCTGCTTGCTTTTCACCCGGGGAAACAGCGCCTGGTAGTCGCCCTGGTAAAAGTCCACCACGCCGCCGGCATTGCAGAAACTGTCGTCATAGATCGGCCGGTGCAGGATCTGGTCGTAGCGCTTGTTCTTCTCCAGGTTGCTGCCCAGGTCGGCCTTCAGCAGCTTGTCGGGCACCATCAGTCCCTTTGACGTGATCGCCCTGAACAGGTCGCTCCGTTCGCTGGGAATGTTGAAGTCGCCCATGACGATGATATCCTTGTCCTCCGCCGTCGGTTCCGCTGCCTTGTCGGCGACCCATTGGGCCAGCGCGTCCAGTTCGATCCGGCGGTTGGCCGTCGTGTCGCCCCAGCGGATATGCGTGGTCAGACAGACAAAGTCGAAATTGCCCGAGCTGAACGAGCCCATATACGGGCTCCGCCACCACGAAATCTTCGACAGATACTCGCTTCCCTGCTTGATGCGCGGCGGCTGCGCCTCGGCGGCCAGACCGTTGAACGTCACCGCGCGCCGGTCGAACAGATAGGCGACGCGTTCGCGGTTGCCGCCCGCATCCATCATCGCATCCGAATAGACCGCCCGCCATTCCGGGCCCAGTATGTCGATGACCTTGCGCAGGTCGGCCAGATTATCGCGCAACTCGACCAGTCCGATCAGGTCGAACTGGCTGAGGATTTCGGCGATGTAGAACAGCGCCGCACGGGTCCGCGGCTTCTTGCCGAACTCGCGCACGTTCCAGGTGGCGATGTTAAGCGTCTCGTCGATCTTCGAGGATGGAATCTTCGCCTTGGCGATTCGCTTCTTCAGCTCGATCAGGCCCTTGGCGATCTCGTCGGTCACGCCGTCATAATTCATGGGATGCCCTCCCCCACAATCGCGCCGCCCCCGAAGCCCGTTCCATTGTCCGCCTCCCGCCGGCCAATGTCGATTCGCCCGTTTCCAACCGTCAGGGCTGTGCGATGGCGTGTACCAGTCCGGTGCGGATCAAGGCGTCATGGGACGGAAACCACATGCCATCGGGGCTTTTTCGCCAGGCCCGACGGGCGAATACCGGATCGACACCGCGATCGATCATCTCCCGGGCGATGCTGTCGTTGATTGCCGCCTCCCCTTCCTCTGTCCCGAACGGCCAGACGCTGGCCGAATGGAAGCCCATCCGCGCAGCCGGATCCAGGGTGCGCCGCGCCCCTCCCAGATAGGCAATGACGCACCCCGACCAGCACTCGCCCGCCGCATGGGTGTCCCACCCCTTGCTGGCGATAAAGTCGCGCATCCAGCGCGCCTCCCGCAGTTCGCCGCCCATGCCGCCCAGCCGGATGCGCTTCACATGGGGCGATTGTGCCGCGGCCTGGCGCAGCGCATTGGCCGCGCCGTGTTCGATTGTGCCGTCGAACACCAGTTCGGTGCCGCCATTGATCGACCGGATTGGCGTGGTGATGGGCATATTTACCTGCACACGCTCGATGGCGCGGCCCAGATCAGTCTTGGCCAATCCCGGTCCCATTGCCGCCAGGATCACCATCGCCAGCGCGGCCGCGGCGGCCACGGCATATCCCAGAAGAGGCGCGCCTCCCCGCCTGCCATGCCCCAGGCCCGCCCGGAACACACCCATGCACAGCCACGCCGAGAGGGCGAGCATCAACCCCCATGCCGCCAACGCCAGGAAGAAGGACGGCACCGGCGCGATGGCCGATGGGCTCCAGACAACCAGCACCACGCAGACCGCCGTGACCAGCAGGAATAGTGCCGCCGGACGCCACAGCAGCCGGGTCAGCCCCAGGTCACCGCGCCAATGATCTGCCGCGATGCCCCGGAATGTGCCGTGGTGGTCTTTGCTCATCCGCTTGAACAACCCGCGATGATCCGGTGCCGGCCGCGCTATTTTGGCCCGAACACCAGCAGGGCATTGCCCGGCATCCCGTAATAGATGCCATAACCGGAGTTCACGTAGATGTGGCCGTCGACCACCATGGGACCGCTGCCGCCGCCCATGGAGCCACCTTCGGCCACCGCACCGGTCGGTGTCTTGAAGGTCCGGTCGGTGTTGTATTCCCACAGCACGGCGCCGGTCGCCGCGTCATAGATGCGCAGCCGCCCGTCGCGGTGACCGGCGACCACCATGTCGGGAATAGCCGTGATCGCGGCGGCAATTCCCGGCGCACAAAACTCGCGGCCGCCGCAGACGTCGTCCGCCGGCGTGTACCACGCCTTCTTGCCGGTGAAGGCGTCAACCGCGTTCAGGCCAGGCCGCGCTTCGTTCGGGTCCAGCATGCTGTCGTCCCAGTCGGACATGGGCACGAACACGGTCGTCCCGTCGGCGGCGAGACCGAAATGGATGCCGCCCTGGTTGCCGCCGCGGCCTACCTGGTTTGTCCAGATCAGCGCGCCCGTGTCCGGATCGATTCCGTAAGCCGCGCCATTCTTTTGGCCGGCGACGAGGATGTCGCGCGCGCCGTCGCTCACCAGCATGGGCGGCGCGGCAAAGTCCACGTCCGGTCCCTTCTCCTTGGGACAATTGGCTTTGTCCGGGATGTTAGGCTGGCAAGCCACGTTCCAGGCGTCGCCTGAAACCGTCTGTCGGATCCAGGCGATCTCGCCTGTGGTCATGTCGAAGGCCATGATGGCGTCGCTGCTGCCCTGGGCCGGTGACGAATAGTTCTCGCCGGTGCCGGCATAGATGCGGTTGCGCCTGGGATCGATT
The nucleotide sequence above comes from Emcibacter sp. SYSU 3D8. Encoded proteins:
- a CDS encoding endonuclease/exonuclease/phosphatase family protein, with the protein product MNYDGVTDEIAKGLIELKKRIAKAKIPSSKIDETLNIATWNVREFGKKPRTRAALFYIAEILSQFDLIGLVELRDNLADLRKVIDILGPEWRAVYSDAMMDAGGNRERVAYLFDRRAVTFNGLAAEAQPPRIKQGSEYLSKISWWRSPYMGSFSSGNFDFVCLTTHIRWGDTTANRRIELDALAQWVADKAAEPTAEDKDIIVMGDFNIPSERSDLFRAITSKGLMVPDKLLKADLGSNLEKNKRYDQILHRPIYDDSFCNAGGVVDFYQGDYQALFPRVKSKQAFTYQMSDHLPLWMQINTDTDVQQLEQLIRG